One region of Sphingobacteriales bacterium genomic DNA includes:
- a CDS encoding PAS domain S-box protein: protein MQTISAVLIGGGIIFMVLSIFQTRQLLSLQEGKMFKSWKILSYFIVSFLLGYIGALVLVFLDKMDIMAFITGMVFLGGAMFVFLVIRASVKSSMKLIETASAKNYLNDIFQNMGNILIVLDEHNIIKTVNPTTCEKLGCEPEKIIGNHVSKIFNLNGFGKGSLFETEFMTKTGKKIPVLVSVNHLKDFNKNFIVIVAQDISIQKENERKLKESLIAVEKANKELDQFAYIVSHDLKAPLRAINNLSEWIIEDLGEVPEEVENHIRLMRGRVNRMENLINGILEYSRVGRQKIEKSTVSVRDLVKDVIDNLAVTDRIAFHVEQGLPVLETEQITLQQVFSNLISNAVKYHDKPKGNVEIRCFENDNMVEFMVKDDGPGIPEEYHEKIFGIFQTIEARDTVESTGIGLSIVKKIIEEKGGKIWIESKEGKGTTFHFTWPKK, encoded by the coding sequence ATGCAGACAATATCAGCAGTTTTAATCGGAGGCGGTATTATTTTCATGGTGTTATCCATCTTTCAGACCCGCCAGCTTCTTAGCCTTCAGGAAGGTAAGATGTTCAAATCATGGAAGATACTTTCCTATTTCATTGTTTCATTTTTATTAGGCTACATTGGTGCTTTGGTGTTGGTTTTTTTAGACAAAATGGACATAATGGCATTTATAACGGGTATGGTTTTTCTCGGAGGTGCCATGTTTGTTTTTCTGGTTATCAGGGCAAGTGTTAAAAGTTCCATGAAATTAATAGAAACAGCCAGCGCTAAAAATTACCTGAATGATATTTTCCAGAATATGGGGAATATTTTGATTGTTCTTGATGAACACAACATTATTAAAACGGTTAATCCGACTACCTGTGAAAAGTTAGGCTGTGAACCGGAAAAAATTATCGGGAATCATGTCAGTAAAATATTCAATCTGAATGGGTTCGGGAAGGGAAGCCTTTTTGAAACAGAGTTTATGACAAAGACCGGGAAAAAGATACCGGTACTTGTTTCTGTCAATCATCTGAAAGATTTTAATAAAAACTTTATCGTCATTGTTGCTCAGGACATCAGCATACAGAAAGAAAACGAAAGGAAACTCAAAGAATCTTTAATTGCAGTGGAAAAAGCCAATAAAGAGCTTGATCAGTTTGCCTATATTGTATCTCATGATTTGAAAGCTCCGCTCAGAGCCATCAACAACTTATCGGAATGGATCATTGAGGATTTGGGAGAGGTACCGGAAGAAGTTGAAAACCATATACGTCTGATGCGAGGTAGGGTCAACAGGATGGAAAATCTGATCAACGGGATTCTTGAATATTCCAGGGTCGGACGCCAGAAAATAGAAAAATCGACAGTAAGTGTAAGGGATTTGGTAAAAGATGTGATTGATAATCTCGCTGTTACAGATAGGATTGCCTTTCATGTTGAACAGGGTTTACCTGTTCTGGAAACCGAACAAATTACCCTACAGCAGGTATTTAGCAATTTAATCAGCAATGCGGTAAAATACCACGATAAGCCAAAAGGTAATGTTGAAATCAGGTGTTTCGAAAACGACAATATGGTTGAATTTATGGTTAAGGATGATGGTCCCGGAATTCCGGAAGAATATCATGAAAAGATTTTCGGAATATTTCAAACCATAGAAGCACGCGACACTGTGGAAAGTACAGGTATAGGGCTATCTATTGTAAAAAAGATTATTGAAGAAAAAGGCGGAAAAATATGGATTGAATCGAAAGAAGGGAAAGGAACGACCTTTCATTTTACATGGCCTAAAAAATAA
- a CDS encoding response regulator produces MNTLRILIIDDDRIDALSIKKSLMQSEAYLSIDYALDATTALQMLEKEEFDCIFSDLKLPDIDGITLMKTIREKGIKIPVVILTSYGDERVAAEAIRAGASDYIPKSLISPEGLSMSLRNALKNYETEKKRQKIEQALVRSEMRLKEAQKLAHIGSFEYHTETRELIMTEEGQKIFCLSPEDVSFSHFLKQIHKDDYSAVMQALDMAIKTAEPQDIDFRINTPTGHKFINTRLFVSNPDNGNSYTVLGTIQDITERKKIEAELRHSKEIAEESLAMRERFLANISHEIRTPMNGIIGLTNILLGMETNQEKIDYLKAIKSSGDNLLVIINDLLDLAKIQSGKIKFEEIDFDLYDQLSTTLKILRVKAEEKNISLNFDFDDNIAKSLKGDYYRLNQVIVNLIGNAIKFTEKGEVRLKVNLLHEESGKQYLQFDVSDSGIGIPENKIAYIFETFTQATTDTERKYGGTGLGLSICKQLVELQGGKIWVKSKVGVGSTFSFTLGFKVNTNAVKKEEETVIKSVKEEDWTNYHVLLVEDNKINQLLALKVLKNWGLNIDVAENGKIATEMVRKKSYDIILMDLQMPVMNGYEATKVIREEFNLKIPIIAMTASAMRDELESCIYQGMNDYITKPFQPNELYNLLDHWFKTKDKMQMAIGFK; encoded by the coding sequence ATGAATACGCTAAGAATTCTTATTATTGATGACGACCGTATTGACGCATTGTCAATTAAAAAGTCGTTAATGCAATCAGAGGCATATTTAAGTATTGATTATGCCCTCGATGCTACAACAGCACTTCAGATGCTGGAAAAAGAAGAATTTGATTGCATATTTTCAGATTTAAAACTCCCTGATATTGATGGGATAACATTGATGAAAACCATCAGGGAAAAAGGCATAAAAATACCTGTAGTCATCCTGACAAGCTACGGGGACGAAAGGGTGGCGGCTGAGGCTATCCGCGCGGGAGCATCCGATTATATTCCGAAAAGCCTGATTTCTCCGGAAGGTTTGTCGATGAGTCTTCGTAATGCCCTGAAAAATTATGAGACTGAAAAGAAACGCCAGAAAATAGAGCAGGCGCTTGTCAGAAGCGAGATGCGGCTGAAAGAAGCCCAGAAACTGGCACATATCGGCAGTTTTGAATATCATACGGAAACACGTGAACTTATCATGACGGAAGAGGGGCAAAAAATCTTTTGTCTTAGCCCGGAGGATGTATCTTTTTCACATTTTTTAAAGCAAATTCATAAAGATGATTATTCAGCTGTCATGCAGGCACTCGATATGGCCATAAAAACAGCTGAGCCGCAGGATATTGATTTCAGGATTAATACTCCAACCGGCCATAAATTTATCAATACAAGATTATTTGTCAGCAATCCGGACAATGGCAATTCATACACCGTTTTGGGGACTATTCAGGATATTACGGAAAGGAAGAAAATCGAGGCTGAACTCAGGCATTCCAAAGAAATAGCTGAGGAATCGCTGGCCATGCGGGAGCGTTTTCTAGCGAATATCAGCCATGAAATTCGTACGCCCATGAACGGTATCATCGGGCTGACCAATATTTTACTGGGAATGGAAACCAATCAGGAGAAGATTGATTACCTGAAAGCTATCAAAAGCAGCGGAGACAACCTCCTGGTAATTATCAATGATTTGCTCGATCTGGCAAAGATTCAATCAGGTAAAATTAAATTCGAAGAGATTGATTTTGATTTGTATGACCAGCTTTCGACCACTTTAAAAATATTGCGTGTTAAAGCTGAAGAGAAAAATATCAGTCTGAATTTTGACTTCGATGACAATATTGCAAAATCACTGAAGGGAGATTACTATCGTTTGAATCAGGTCATTGTCAATTTGATTGGAAATGCCATTAAGTTTACTGAAAAGGGAGAAGTAAGGCTGAAAGTAAATCTGCTACATGAAGAATCAGGGAAACAGTATTTACAGTTTGATGTGTCGGATAGCGGCATTGGCATTCCTGAAAATAAAATTGCCTATATTTTTGAAACTTTCACTCAGGCTACCACCGATACTGAAAGAAAATATGGTGGCACCGGTCTGGGATTATCCATCTGCAAGCAGCTTGTTGAACTTCAGGGAGGTAAAATATGGGTGAAAAGTAAGGTGGGAGTTGGAAGTACTTTCTCATTTACCTTAGGATTTAAAGTAAACACAAATGCAGTGAAAAAAGAAGAAGAAACTGTCATTAAGAGCGTCAAGGAAGAAGACTGGACCAATTATCATGTTTTGCTTGTGGAAGACAACAAGATCAATCAGTTGCTGGCATTAAAGGTTCTTAAAAACTGGGGTTTAAATATAGATGTGGCAGAAAACGGTAAAATAGCAACCGAAATGGTCAGAAAGAAAAGCTATGATATTATTCTGATGGATCTTCAGATGCCTGTCATGAATGGATATGAAGCAACAAAAGTTATCAGGGAAGAATTCAACCTTAAAATACCTATCATTGCCATGACAGCCAGCGCCATGCGTGATGAATTGGAATCCTGTATCTATCAGGGAATGAATGACTACATTACTAAGCCATTTCAACCGAATGAGCTCTACAACCTTCTCGATCATTGGTTTAAGACAAAAGACAAGATGCAGATGGCGATTGGCTTCAAATAA
- a CDS encoding response regulator — MEERLVSIMLVEDDMVDQMNVQRAFKKNNMQNPLIIANNGLEALNMLRGNGVEKINPLPKIILLDINMPKMNGIEFLREIRKDEELKSIPVFIMTTSNEDSDRINAYNLNVAGYILKPLNFEKFVAAVGTLKSYWKIIELP; from the coding sequence ATGGAAGAAAGACTCGTAAGCATCATGCTCGTTGAAGACGACATGGTTGATCAGATGAATGTACAGAGGGCATTCAAAAAGAATAACATGCAAAATCCTTTGATAATTGCCAACAACGGGCTTGAAGCCTTAAATATGCTCAGAGGAAATGGGGTCGAAAAAATAAATCCGTTGCCAAAGATTATCCTGCTCGATATCAATATGCCAAAAATGAACGGGATTGAGTTTTTGCGTGAAATCAGAAAAGATGAGGAACTGAAATCCATACCGGTTTTTATCATGACCACTTCCAACGAAGACAGCGACAGGATAAATGCTTATAACCTCAATGTAGCCGGTTATATTTTGAAACCTTTAAATTTTGAAAAATTTGTTGCCGCAGTAGGCACCTTGAAAAGTTATTGGAAAATAATTGAATTGCCATGA
- a CDS encoding DUF2797 domain-containing protein yields MFLEGNLFKLAAEYNDPVSYWLPLNEKLVYLNELIGHSVKIHYQGIINCIKCGRRTPKSYQQGFCYQCFMTAPEADPGIINPELDMAHEGISRDMEWAKTYSLVEHTVYLSITSGIKVGVTRSSNVYTRWIDQGASQAISLAKTPYRHLAGIIEVELKKHFNDKTNWQDMLCGRTNGNTDLIAEKKRAAMLLPEELKTYLTEDDSITHINYPVTRYLDKVKSIDIEKLTGFSGILTGIKGQYLMFDDMVLNVRKYGGYLVSFEY; encoded by the coding sequence ATGTTTCTGGAAGGAAATTTATTCAAACTTGCTGCTGAATACAACGACCCGGTCAGCTATTGGCTCCCGCTGAATGAAAAACTTGTTTATCTGAATGAACTCATTGGGCATTCAGTTAAAATTCATTATCAAGGGATTATTAATTGTATTAAATGTGGCAGAAGGACACCGAAGTCATATCAGCAAGGCTTTTGTTACCAATGTTTTATGACCGCCCCCGAAGCTGATCCCGGCATTATAAACCCTGAACTGGACATGGCTCACGAAGGGATATCTCGTGACATGGAATGGGCAAAAACCTACAGCCTGGTCGAACACACCGTCTATCTGTCGATCACAAGCGGAATAAAGGTGGGCGTAACACGAAGCTCTAATGTTTATACCCGTTGGATTGATCAGGGTGCAAGCCAGGCCATTTCGCTGGCAAAAACTCCCTACAGACATCTGGCAGGAATTATTGAAGTGGAACTTAAAAAACACTTTAACGACAAGACCAACTGGCAAGACATGCTATGTGGCAGAACGAACGGAAATACCGATCTGATTGCCGAAAAGAAGAGAGCTGCTATGCTCCTGCCTGAGGAATTAAAAACATATCTGACTGAAGATGATTCAATTACGCATATTAATTATCCGGTTACCCGGTATCTCGACAAAGTTAAAAGCATTGATATTGAAAAGCTGACAGGATTTAGCGGCATACTAACCGGAATTAAAGGACAGTATCTGATGTTTGACGACATGGTGCTTAATGTCAGAAAGTATGGCGGATATTTGGTCAGTTTTGAATACTGA
- a CDS encoding HAMP domain-containing histidine kinase: MTEEINRLKEELKRKTEELESFVYIVSHDVKAPLRAINNLVEWIDEDLNGTTGDVRENFDLLKNRVKRIENMMNALTELSRVRRMELDMAEVNTGAMIAEILEMIPDSKKMKVETGKMPVFRTMHSKLYKVLYALIENAVVFHDKEDGHIRISCKEKEDCYVFSVKDNGPGIPEDLQGKVFTVFYTVNSKDVRETTGVGLTLAKKILDFVGGNIQLISKQGEGSEFIFTWPKELNVTN; the protein is encoded by the coding sequence ATGACAGAAGAAATCAACAGATTAAAAGAAGAACTGAAAAGGAAAACAGAAGAATTAGAGTCTTTTGTTTACATCGTGTCGCATGATGTGAAGGCACCTTTGAGGGCTATCAATAATCTTGTTGAGTGGATTGATGAAGATTTAAACGGAACAACTGGCGATGTAAGAGAGAATTTTGACCTATTGAAAAACAGGGTAAAACGCATTGAAAACATGATGAATGCCCTTACAGAGTTGTCGAGAGTCAGGCGGATGGAGTTGGACATGGCGGAGGTGAATACAGGAGCAATGATAGCTGAAATCCTTGAAATGATTCCTGACAGTAAAAAGATGAAGGTCGAAACCGGAAAAATGCCTGTATTCAGGACCATGCACAGTAAATTATATAAGGTGTTGTATGCCTTGATCGAAAATGCTGTTGTTTTTCATGATAAGGAAGATGGCCATATCCGGATTTCCTGTAAAGAAAAAGAGGATTGTTATGTGTTTTCCGTAAAAGACAACGGTCCTGGCATACCAGAAGATTTGCAGGGCAAGGTTTTTACAGTCTTTTATACGGTCAATTCAAAAGACGTAAGGGAAACAACAGGTGTAGGCCTTACACTGGCAAAAAAAATTCTGGATTTTGTAGGGGGAAATATTCAGTTAATATCAAAACAGGGAGAGGGAAGTGAATTCATCTTTACCTGGCCGAAAGAATTAAATGTAACAAACTAA
- a CDS encoding cyclic nucleotide-binding domain-containing protein, producing MKSLLNKIPVITNQCRFNVFWNIFILIFILFSSIVISYRISFGLIRPDIYYWIIVFVFAMDVFLSFFMDIRIKYEVICDQRMIARNYLKTFFITDFLAFIPFFFLAFLIFGQQENKTFLHYFMLVLYGFPILKLYKIRHIFGEIQESLNFNPNVRRLIALGFWFIIGVNFIALGWCGIGASEKDRSFFDQYIRAIYWTLTTIATIGYGDYSPDKNSNLQIIYTIIVEIIGVGVFGYIIGNISLLIANIDMARAQFMKHMEEINVSMQSKNLPISIQNKVKNYYYYLWETRKGFDTGNLFTDLPHTLSTEILMHLNRDIIAKVSLFQHTDEIFIKEIVQLLEPVVFLPNDYIITQGEYGDCMYFLSSGEVEILIDNKVINKLGAGSPFGETALLKDEKRTASVKAVTYCDLYRLSKENFDKLRSKYPEFDENIKKIMAERQK from the coding sequence TTGAAATCATTATTGAATAAAATTCCTGTCATTACCAATCAATGCAGATTTAATGTATTCTGGAACATATTTATTTTGATTTTTATTCTTTTCTCATCAATAGTTATTTCTTACCGGATTAGTTTTGGGTTGATACGACCTGATATTTATTACTGGATAATTGTTTTTGTGTTTGCCATGGATGTTTTTCTGAGCTTTTTTATGGATATCCGGATTAAATATGAAGTGATCTGCGATCAGAGGATGATTGCCAGAAATTATTTAAAAACATTTTTTATTACTGATTTTCTTGCTTTTATACCATTTTTTTTTCTTGCTTTTCTCATATTTGGGCAACAGGAGAATAAGACATTTCTGCATTATTTCATGCTTGTCTTGTATGGCTTTCCCATCCTTAAACTGTATAAAATAAGGCATATTTTCGGAGAAATACAGGAAAGCCTTAATTTTAATCCAAATGTCAGGCGTTTGATTGCTCTGGGATTTTGGTTTATAATCGGTGTGAATTTTATTGCATTGGGCTGGTGTGGAATCGGTGCAAGTGAAAAAGACAGAAGTTTTTTCGATCAATATATCAGGGCAATATACTGGACACTGACTACCATTGCCACCATTGGTTATGGAGATTATTCCCCTGATAAAAACAGTAATCTTCAGATTATCTATACCATTATTGTAGAGATTATTGGTGTGGGTGTGTTTGGCTATATCATTGGTAATATTTCCCTTTTAATTGCCAATATTGATATGGCAAGGGCTCAGTTTATGAAACACATGGAAGAAATAAATGTCAGTATGCAGTCGAAAAATCTGCCAATTTCCATTCAGAACAAAGTTAAAAACTATTATTACTATCTATGGGAAACCAGAAAAGGATTTGATACAGGCAATCTCTTTACAGACCTGCCGCATACCCTTTCCACTGAGATTTTAATGCACCTCAACCGTGACATTATTGCGAAAGTTTCGCTTTTCCAACATACCGATGAAATCTTCATCAAAGAAATTGTTCAGTTATTGGAACCCGTGGTATTCTTACCTAACGATTACATCATCACGCAGGGAGAATATGGTGATTGTATGTATTTTTTAAGTTCAGGCGAAGTGGAAATACTGATAGATAATAAGGTAATCAACAAACTTGGCGCAGGCTCTCCATTTGGTGAAACAGCATTGCTGAAAGATGAAAAACGGACAGCAAGTGTCAAGGCAGTTACCTATTGCGACCTGTACAGGCTTTCAAAGGAAAATTTTGATAAGCTTAGGAGCAAATATCCCGAATTTGATGAAAACATTAAGAAAATAATGGCTGAACGACAGAAATAA